The segment TGGTAGTATGGACTTAGACACCTGATAAAATGCTCCAAAGGAGTTTTCTAATTGGACTCTTATCTGAGATAAAAAGCCTTATAAACTTCTTTGTAGAAGGCTTATAGCTTTTTCTAGCTGTTGCTTTGCCACGCCAATAAAAATGCCCGACCTTACGGACGGGCTAAATGAGGATGGCTCATATATGTATACGTATCTTTTAGAAAGCTTATAATCCCCAGCCATAGCGCAATCGGAATACACCGGAAGGACTTACTGTGCTTATGGTTATGTTAGTTCCACTACCTCCACGAGTTAGAAGGCTATACGAATCCCCATCTCTTAAGCCTGGCCAATACACACTGGCAATACCATCATTTCTACAAACATCACTTGTAGCAACAATGTAGGCAATCTCATTGTCAGATTGATTGCCGTTTTGATAGTCTTTTCCTGAGTTCATGGTAGCTCCAAACTCAGTAATTACTGTACGTGATCCGTAGCTACCTATCCGGTTACGCCAGTCTGTTTGCCAGCCACTGGCCGAACGGGTGCTCCAGAAAGCATAGTTGTGTAACCCAAGCAAACACCCATTGAAACGGGTATCTGCTCCTACACCTTTTACATCTTCTGAATAGCCCTGACCGTCCAAAATGATTCTTCCTTTGGGAACTGTCGGATATCTGGAAAGAAAATCTGCATAAATGGCTGTTAACTGGCTCAACGTATAGCCATGGGGTTCGTTAAAAGGCTCAAAAAATACATTTCCGTTTGCTTTATAATCATTGGTTATTGTATTCCACATACTCCAGAAATCAGTTGTATTATCGATTTTTCCATCTTTTGAGGAAGCTCCTTCCCAGCATGCGATGATGACTTTCCATCCTTTACTTGTCGCTTTATCGATCACACCTTTATACCGTCCCCACCAAACCGAACTGTTGATAACGGAAGGGGGATTGATGGGAATACGTATGGTGTTTACTCCTGATACGTTTGCAGAAAATCCATTGAGAATAGCTTCTGTTTTGGCTGCCACTACACTATAACTATCACCCGAAGTCAATCCGGAAGGGATAACCCATCCATCCACAAAGTTATCGCGTCCATCTGCCCAGTTAAGACCTGAGATGCCTGCAGCTACTGTTCTGGTTGATTTATTTGATAAGGGTTGAGGAATAGTATCTTTATCTGATACTGGAGAGCAACTTGCCACTAGGAGCAGACAACAGAAAGACAGGCTGTACATAAACAGGCGACTGCAAAAAATAAGAGATTTTGTAAACATATCTTTTTATTTTAAGGTGAATGGTAAAAAGTGAATAGCGAAATATGACATCCTTTATGGAACATAATTCGTTTGTTTTATAAATATTTCAGGCAAATTTATAACTATACCATTCTTGTTGAGGGGGTATTTCTTTATATCTATAGGGGGAAATGGGTATACAGGTTTAGTTTGTAGAAAATACAAAATCAGATTTACTATAAGTGAGGAGCCTTTTAAGGAACTTACTTATTTGAGTATGGATGGAGCTAATGTCAGTATAACAGCTACTCTGAAAAGCAATTTTGTGCCGACGGTATTGTACGGGAAACTACAGATCCCTTTCTGGCTGTTTACCAAACCAGTGTCTCAGGATTAGTGAGTAAGTACAACTCATTATCGAGTGATTATGGCGATTGGGACGAAAGCTTTACCTATCAGACATTCTCATGGTATCTGCCTGATTTTCCCTAATACATTATATTATTGAGGAGAAGTTTATGTTCCTTACTATAGGAAGGGTTATTCTTCTGAAAGCCAGCAATCAGATAGAAATACACCCATTGCAGAATGAAGTTATCGGACGATGATTCTATTTCTGTAGGAAGCTAAAAACAGCATACAGGCTATGTTTCCAGGGGAGCGATTGAACTCCTTCTATATAGTTGTAAAGTCAGGTGATCAAGTCTGACTTTTGCTTTTATAGATGGGATTGCTCAACTCGATGCGGATATGCACTACTGTAGTCTCATTGATTTCCTGAAATAGAACTGCAATAGCTACAACTAGATCAATTGAATAAAGAACTTCTTTTATCAATAAATGAAGAAATGTCAATGTTGAGTGTGGTATTTTGCCTTTTTTGAAGATAATCGCAATTCAGCTCACGAATAAATTTGTCCATCTCTTCAGAGATAACATGGAGTTTTTGAGAGATTTCTTTAAGCTCCGTTTCGCCAAGTTCATTATCTATAATTAGTCTGGTCAAACCCATTATCGATGCAATAGGCCTGCGAATTACATGGCTAAGATCAAAGATAAACTGCTCAATGGATGCAATATAATCAACCAGAGGAGTGATATCTGCAGTTGCGCCATACCATATGATTTTTCCATCCTTATTTTTTTCCGGAATTGCTTGTAGCCAGCGCCATCGTGTATGTTCTCCTACAACCATTCTATACTGGATGCTAATAATAGTTTGTGTTCGATAAGCCTCTTTCAGCGCTTGACTAAATTTTGCTTTATCATCCACATATAGTGCTTCTATTAACTTTTCAGGCTGCTTTGAGACATCTTCAAAATCGAACGTATGATTGAATATATCAGTCCCACGATTCATAAAAAGCACTTTGAACTGTCCGCTTTCTTCTATCTCAAACATATAAGTATTCCCTGGAACCTGGCTGGTGATTTTTCGGATTAACTGTTCGCTTTGTTTAATCTTTTCTTCTGCTTCTCTTCTTTCGGTTATATCATAGTTAATAGACAGATATTGATAGATCTTTCCGTTTTCATCTAAAAATGGGATAATGGTCGTATCGACCCAATACAAAGTATTATCTTTTGTCTTATTGCAAAATTCTCCCCTATAGGGTTTGCCATCCTGCATAGCCTTTTGCATTTCTGTAAAATAGTCAGTTGGGTAATTATCTGACCAGATAAAACTATGATGTTTACCCATCAATTCTTCCGGAGCATATTGGGTGGCTTTACAAAAGTTTTCGTTTACAAACGTGAGTTCAGCATCCACCCCTGATATACTTACGATAGCGGCAGTATCCAATGCATACTTATAAGCCTTCAATTCCGCACTACGTTCTCTGCGTTCCAGGTCAACTTTAAGCATTTCGACCAGCATATTGATCAAACTGCGTTCTTCTTCCAGAAATGGGCCCTCATCTCTTTCAGGCATAGATTGCAGATATACAATTTCAATACTGATTTTTGTGCCTTTTGCTGTTGTCATCTCCGCCATTTGATAGAATTCGCAGGGGATATAGTTATCTGTAGTATAGGATATTGTATCCACACATACACGAGCTGCTGTCTTTGTTGGATATTGCCAGCCCAATGGCAGTATTTGAACTATCTGGCGAAATAGCTTTTCAGTTGTTGCATCTTCATCCTGCAAGATGCGACTTACCTCATAGAGTGTTTTCAGTTCTTTTACACGTTCTTTCAGATCATACAGTATTTCATCTTTAAGTACTTCTGCCTTTTCACGTTTTTTTATTTCCAGTTGTAAGGCAAGTAAGCTGGTACGCAGATGATTGGTAGAATAATATTGTAGAGCGAGAATAGTTCCAAAAGGAATGATATTGCTAATCCAACGACTTATCGGGGTATGCTTGACAGTGGCAACGGGCAATAAGCCTATTACTTCCAGATAGGCTAGCAAAAAGTCTGTTCCGATTGTGAGCAAGCCAATTGCTAGTCCACCCCGCCAGCCAAGCAAGAATCCGGCAGTAAGAATGACACTCATTTGCGATATAATACCGGGTGCCATAATTCCTCCTGCTGAATAACAAGGAATGGTGACATATAACCATAGCATAAGGCTAAGTGACCAACTCGCCAGGCGTGTATAGCCTAAATGGTTTATAATAAGGTTAAAAGCTGCTACAGCTAATGAAGTAGAAAGTAGTGTTAGCCAACGTGGTGATAAATCAGGAAAATAGAAAAAACCTATACAAACTATCATCCCTGTTACCAGTGTCCAGATAATGGCTAGTACATATACCATATAGCTCTGGAAGTCTTTTTCCTTATCAGGAACAAAGAGGAAGTTTCTCATAAATATGCGTTAATGTAATAACTTGTGAGTAACGCTGATTGAGTTTGAGTTTATGACAGACCTTCTTATATTTTAGCTGGAAGATGAGATAATGTATACTATTAAAGCTGGGTATAAAATACGTTGTGTTCTAAGACGTAATCTATAGTTAGTCAACAGTTTTCATAAATTCAAGTATATTTTTAGTTATTTCATTCTAAGGAGTTGCTGGATGGAAATTCAGGCCAATCTGGTGAAAAATGTATAAGATTTTGCTATGTACCAATTACTCATTTCATTCTGGAATAGTACAAACAAAAGCATTTCAGCATCTTCTCCTGTCTGTTTCTTAATCAAATCTCCAAAGTAGTTAGCCAACAAATGGAGTTCTTCTGCTCAGTATGTGACTGAGGGTATCTCAATGGTTTGTGGTTGATCAGATCCAAAATAGACCGCTACTAGCTTTTCAAACCGAGATAAGATATCATGCGTTACATGATTGTGGTGATAAACTGTCGGTCATAAAACTATACACAATAAGTAAGTACTAACTCAATGTTGGTGGTAACTCGCTTCCCATTCGTATTAGTTATTCAGAATAGATATGCGAAGCCGTATCAGAATTGATATGTTTATAAAGAGCTTTAATAATGTCAGCTTTAGAACACAATCAAGGGTAGATTATACCTCTATTACTAACGTTTAGGTGGACAGCAAAGAAATGCTTTTAAGTGGTTCTTTTGTATTGGGTAAGATGATGAAATGTATGTGGCTTTTTCAAGAAAATAACCTTTTAGTAATATACTTACATACATTTTTTTCTCAAAAAACTATTAAAGATATTTGTTGTTGTTTAGCTGTGATTTTATCGGTAGTGGCTTGTGTTTTTTGAAAAGTGTTTGGGTAATCAAGATCACTACACTAATCAACACTAGTACAGTAATGATAAACCGTCTGAGTTATTTCATACTTAGGGTCAGTTTTATGAGTTACTTAACAAAATATATGGAGTTATTGGGGAGCTGCTTAGGTACTAAACCGAATCAGCGAAATCGACAGTTGAATAAGAAAGTAAACTTCGGGAGAGTAATTCATCTCAAATCAGAGAAGATTCGATCATGCCAGTCGAAAACTCAACAGATCAATCGTTGATTATCAAATTGCTCAACTCATTGTTTACTTTAAAAACAAAAAACAAACAACAATTTCTTGAATACTTACTCAGTGAAGGTTGCTCAAATAATTCAATAAACGGCAACTCTTCCAATTGAAGAAAATACGAAAAATGTGAATGCTTAATTCTCTTATCAAGCCCCAACCAAAAAATATCATTGCGATTGATTGTTCAGCTATCCTGGTTCAGCTATGACTACTTCCAGTTAGTGATACTAATTTGTCTTTTCAGGAATAGTTTTCGCTAGTTCAGTCAATATTATAATCCTAAGCAGTTCAATTGCTCTTATTTTGCACCACTTGCTCAATAAAAATCAAATGTAACTCAACGTGTATCGGAGAGCTTAGAAGTCAGTGCTTTTGGGTGGATATATGTTGATGAGTTAAAAATGGATAGGAGTTTTTCTTCCATAGGAGAAGCTGCGTCCACAGATTTCCTTGCAACTATAAATTGATTAGTACAACTAACTATGAAAACCCGTTTAATTTTAATTATACATTTATGCAATTGATTTTCTGCTGGTTGAGACAACAGCTGTCAGGTTTGTTATTTTGTTTTGTCATTGTATCATTTTCTACTCTTTGTAATCCGCTGCAGGCACAATATACTATTACTGGAAAGATCACCGATGCCCAGACAGGTGACCCCATTCCATTTGCCAGCATAGCACTTAAAGGGACTACTATTGGCGTGAGTACTTCCTTTGAAGGATTTTATACTATTAAAGCCAAAAAGTTAACAGATTCTCTCATTATCACATCCGTAGGATATACTATTAAGACAAAGTCTATTGATCCAACTCAGACAACCCAGACAATCAATATACAACTGGTTCCTTCTGTTACACAACTTATCGAGGTGGTGGTAAGTGCAGGTGAAAACCCTGCTTTTGCAATACTAAGACGGGTTAGGGAAAATCGGTTTCGGAATGATCCTAAACGACTGGCTGCTTACCAATATGAAAGTTACAGTAAAATAGAAGTGGATGTAGATAACCTATCTGAAAAGTTTAAAAAGCGGAAAGTGGTTAAAAAGATTACCAAGGTAATTGATGAATTTGATAAACTGGCTGGGGAGGACGGGCAGCCGGTACTACCTATGTTTTTATCTGAATCCATATCGGATGTGTACTATATAAATTCTCCTCAACGGAAAAAGGAATATATCCGTAAAACCAAAGTATCAGGAGTAGGGGTAAAGGATGGAAGCTTTGTTTCTCAGTTGATTGGCAATTCATTTCAGAACTATAACTTTTATGAAAGCTATGTCAATATTGTCCAGAAGGATTTTGCTTCTCCCATTGGCGAAAACTGGAAAGGTGTGTATAAGTATTTTCTAGCTGATAGTCTGTGGATGGATAGCGTATTTTGCTATGAGATTGAATTTGAACCTAAGGTAGCACAGGATCTGGCTTTTACTGGTAAGATGTGGATTGATAAGAAAACCAATGCCTTATACCCCATTGATGCTACCATTGGCAAACAAGCCAACCTGAATTATATTGAAAAAATTAAAATTCAGCAGGAAATGCAGCCTACCGCCGAAGGTGCCTGGCTGCCTGCTAAAATTCGGACCACCTTCGACATTGCTGAGGTTTCTAAAAACTCAGCCGGAATGCTGGCTAAGTTATATGTATCCAACCGAAACATGGTTGTGAATCAACCTAAACCCTTAAGCTTTTATGATTTGCCTGTAGAGATGGCCGAGGATTTTGCTGACCATACGCCACAATACTGGGATGAAGCCCGTCATGATTCGCTTAGTGCAGAAGATCAGCAGGCATTGGCGATGATTGATTCAGTACGAGATATACCCGTAGTACGTACCTATGTACAGATAGTGGATCTGGCTGTCAATGGCTGGAAAAAGGTGGGCATACTCGATATTGGGCCCTATCTGAGTATGATTGCGTATAATCCCGTGGAAGGAGTTCGAACCCGTGTCGGCTTCCGTACCAATACTGATTTTAGTAAACGGTGGATTTTACGTGGATATATAGGGTATGGATTTTCTGATCATAAACTTAAGTATGCTGGAGAAATCAACCATATCCTATCACGTCGGCGGTGGACAGTCATCGGCATGAGTCATTCCTTTGATATTGAGCGGGTGGGTATTACACAGGAAATAATCGGAAATAACAAACTGTTTTATGCTTTCACTCGTTTCGGTTCGCGTGGTAGTTTTTACCAGACGGAGAATAAGGTATTTGTCAAATCTGAACCCATAAAAGGAATCATACTTTCTGCTGCATTTGTAGGAAGTCACTTTAACCCTGTAGGCTTACCTTATTACAATTTTGGCTACTATCCTGTCAATGGCGATACACATCTGAGGCATGAATTTCAAGACAATCGCATAGAACTTGAACTACGTGTGGCTAAAAATGAGACCTATGTGATGGATGGAAATGAACGCATTACTTTAGGGACCAAACGTACGCCTGTGCTTACTTTCCGGTATACAAAAGGTCTGAAAGGGTTTTTAGGTGGGGATTTTAGCTATGATAAATTCTCTGCTTCTGCTTTTCAGACATTAAGGGTAGGCCAGTTTGGCCGTTCTAACTATCGGCTTTCAGTAGGATATACCCCTTCACGTTTGCCTTATCCTCTTTTGTTTACACATCTGGGAGGAGGGGGTGTCCGCAATCTGCTCTATAACCGGTTTTCCTATAATATGATGGGATTCTTTGAGTTTGTCAGTGATCAGTATGCTTCGCTGATGTGGGATCATAATTTCGAAGGCTGGTTATTTAACCGCATTCCAGGTATACAAAAACTCAGATGGCGTTTGGTTGCCTCTGCCAATATTTTATACGGTGGACAGCGGTCTGAAAATAAAAATGTAGTTCCGGCAACGGATCCGGATGAAAACCGGATACTTGAATTTGGCAGGCTCAGGCCTTCTGTTCCCTATGTAGAAGTGGGATATGGCATTGATAATATCTTCCGGGTACTTCGTATTCAAGCCTTTCACCGACTTACATACCTTAACCATCCACATGTCCATCCATTCGGAGTTAAGGCCTCTGTACATTTTCATTTTTAAAGCAGTAGCACTACTGCTACTATACTTACAGTATGTAAAAAAGCTTTCTGAACCCGTTGAAACAATGAATAAAATAGCACATATCTGCTATCTCTGGACTGCTATTGGGTATATTTTTAGTACACTTATCTCCTTTACTTCCATTGGTACGTATGCTCAGACTGCTAAAGATACCCTTACCGAAGCAGGCAAAGATACGAACGTATTTAAACTGAAGGTTCTGCCCTTGCCTACTTTGTATTATACCCCTGAAACCAAAACGGCTTTTGGTATACTGAATTTGTTTTTATTTAGAGTCAATGCGTCGGCGCGGGTTTCTGCTGTTGATTTTTCAATTGTATATACCGAACGTAAGCAACTTCTTATTGATCCAACCTATACCATTTTTACACACAATGAAAACTATATCATTAATGGTGGTTTTGTGTATTCAAAGTTTCCGGATTATTTTTTCGGTGTAGGAAACAACCGCATCGACCAGATACATAACAGGGAATTTATTGCTTATAAAACACTTCAATTTCATAACAGGATACTTCGAAAGATTCATAAAAGATGGTTTGCCGGATTGCAATATCAATTCTATAAAGTATTTGATGTTCACTTTGATGCTAATTCTCAATACAATGAAGGCAATGTAACCGGATTTAACGGAAGTACTTCATCAGGTTTGGGACTGATGCTGCTTTATGATAGTCGTGATAATGTATTGTCAGCTTCGAGAGGTGGCTATCTGGAGTTTTCCAATCTGTATTATCACTCTCTTCTGGGTGGAAATTCCCACTTTCACTCCTATAAACTTGATCTGCGTAAATATTATTCCCTCACTAAAAAGTTCACATTAGCAACACAGGTACTTGTTACCATCAATGAGGGCGAAACGCCATTTAAACAAATGGCGCAATTAGGAGGTAACCGCACACTGAGAGGATATTATACTGGCCGGTTTCGTGATAACCATGCCTGGGTTATTCAGGGAGAGCTGCGTTACTTTATCTGGCCCCGGTTAGGAGTAGCTGTTTTCGGAGGAGTAGGAAAGGTTGCTTCAACTCTTGGTGAGATGGATTTTGCAGATACGAAAGGTGCTGTTGGGGGAGGGATTCGGGTGAGAATGCTTCGAAAGCAGAACTTTAGTATTCGCCTGGATGTAGCTTCCGGACGAAAATCGAATGGGTTTTATGTGAGTATAGCAGAAGCATTTTAATTGAATCTCGAATACTTGGATAAGAGGGCTTGTTCCTTTATAAAACTTTTAAAGATAAAGAGTCTTCTTAAATCATGGATGTACAGGATGTAGAAGTGATCTAAGTACCACAACTACAGGTTGAAAAACCTCAGGTAAAGGTAGGATAGGCTCCTTCAATTTCTTACTATTTTATCAGTACAGGATATTTTAATTGAGTAAAGCTTATGTGTCCGCCCCCAAGCCTTATAGCCCAAGCAATTGTTTCCATACATCTTTTTTATCTTCCAGGCCAATGCTGTTTCGCAAAGTTAGGCCAACATTGCCGATAGGAGTGCCTAAGATGGCAGAATTGGCATAGATAGCCCGTAAAATCGTTCTTTCTGGTACGCTAAGTTCGGCCAATCCCTTGGATAGATCTACTTTTCGACCTTGAAATACATACCTTAGAATAGGACTGATTTCTATTTCAGTAGTGTTGGCGCTGGCCGCTTTAATTGATTGGAGGAATGCTGGTAAAATCTGATCCAGATACCCAAACGGAAAACTGCTCAGTGAATAGACAAGCTGGAAACGTAACCAGCCTGAAAACCAGGGAAGTTCGTTGAAGAAAAGTCTATCTGTTATAGCACAATTTTGCAAGGTAGTAGTGAGTGGCTCCAATGCATCTTCATACTGTTGATGCATGGCCAGATTGAGCGCTGTGCAAATTCGGACCCTTGCATCGCCGGTCTGTTGCAATAGCTGTCGTAAAATTTCCAGACTATCCGGGTAATTGAAGGCTGTGTGGCCTAATGAATACACAAAACTACACCGGACAAAAGAATCAGGTTCTGTCGGCAACAATTCCTGACTGATCCTGAGGGCGAATGCCATATCCAGACTTTTGTTCCGGTACGCAACTGGTCTGAAGTCTTCCGACTTGCTCAGCAGATTGGTAACTAGATACGGAGCCTGAATCCTGACTTCCTTTATAGGATCTGTCAGTAGAAATGTCAGCGAATCAAATCCTTTCCACAATGCTTCAATGCCATCATTCACCCACGCCAGTTGTGCATCAAAGCGTGTGTAGACATCCTCATGCTGAGCCCGATAAACCATACCTTCTGAAATACTTCCCAGCAGTCTGACCAGAGTTGGTTTGCAAGACGAAGGACAGTGATCCAGAGCTGCTATCAGAAAAGGAATTGCCGCAGCGGTGGAGTCGTAGATAGTGCCCTGATGGGAGAGGGAGTTGTAAAGCTCCGAAAGAGCCTGCTCGAACACTTCTTCCCCAGATGAGAGAGTCAGCAGAATTTCCAGATTGTAGGCAACATCTTCGGCAGAGTCGTCATAAGCATGACTAAGTGTAGACCAATCAATTTGTTTTAAATCTTGTACAGAAACGTGCTTACCCATATATCAATAGTTTATTCGAAAACCATAACTACTTATTTGATAGGACTATCTATCGCAGTTCTAGTAAAAACGACCACAGAGGCAATGAGCGATGACATAAAGATGTTAAGTTTTAGTCAGCATCTCATACAATTTTTTCACAGCTTTCTTTTCATAGGCATCTCTGAGAGAAACGATCATGATAGTTCGTCTCATATTTTTTCCATCAATAGGGATACCCACTACATCAGGATCATTTACACTGGTATCACTCAATATGGTATGCCAGTTACCTGTTTTTACTATTTCAAACAGAGTAGGTATATCATTTATTTCCATGCAAATATTCGGGGCCAGATTTTTTTGACTGAACGATTCCTCAAAAAATTGTATAGTACTGTAACCACTGAAAGGCAAAGCCAATGGAAGCTCGGCCACTTCATTAAGAGATATAGTGGTTTTGTGAGCCAATGATGATTTTTTAGCAGTCACCAGCACCATAGTTGACTTCAAAAGTGTCTGATATTTCAAATGAGCTTCGTCGGATTTTTCATGGAATGTCAGAACAAAGTCAAAATGATGTGAGTTGAGTTTTTCAAGAAGATCTTTTGTGGTGCCAAATACCACCTGGATTTTGATATTTGGATACTCACTGGCAAACTGTATTAATGTTTTGGCAAATAGAATTCGCATGGAGTAAATTACACCAATAGTGATTTTTCCTGTATTCAGATTTTTTAAATCCTGTAAAAGCAATAACCCTTCATTTGCTTTATTTATACTCTGCAACGCATATTCACTAAACAGATTACCAGCTTCGGTGAGTTTAATTCTTTTTCCGATACGGTCAAATAAAGGAACATTTAGTTCATCCTCGAGTTGCTTGATTTGCTGTGACAAGGTGCTTTGACTGATATTCAAAGCTTTTGCAGCTTCCGTAAAGTTTAATAACTCTTTGGCTTTTAAAAAATAGTTGAGCTGTCTTAATTCCATAGTTCTAAATCGGTTTTTTCGATTGTTTTCATCGAATAATAACGTTTTGTGAATAAAGGCAATATTTTAATATTTACGTAACAATACTCATATCTACCATTTTACCACTTAAATAAACAACTTATGAAAGTAAAACTAATTGTATCGCTTCTCCTTTTAACTACTTATTTTACTGCCTTTAGCCAAAAAAAGCAAAACATGGCTGTTGTTGAAAAAGGTCTCATTAAAATATCCATCATGTACCCGTATGCTGAAGGTAAAACCTTTAATATGGAGTATTATGAAACCAAGCACATGCCGATGGTAGCTGGGTTTTTAGGATCAAATCTGATTAAATACACTATTGAAAAAGGGATTGCCAGTGGTATTCCTAATCAGCCACTGCCTTACATGGCTATTGGCACCTTTTATGTAAAAAGCCTAAGCGACTATCAGGCAGCTATTGGGCCGAATAGAGATGCTATTCGTGCGGATTTTGCAAATTATACCAATATCAGTCCTGTCATTCTGGTGAGTGAGGTGGTAAAGTAAACATCTGCCTTCACCAAGTGGCTGCTAACCCGCTGACGGATGCTCTTTCAACACAAAATATGCAAAGCGTGTTTTGTGTTGTTACACAGGTGTGTATACCAAGATTCCAAAAATATACGCCAGAGGTAACTTTCCAGGAATGAAATGGAGGAATAGATATCGATGCTACTTTTTTCTCATCAGCACTTTTTAAGCTCTACCAGATTAATGCCTGATAAATTGTACACCACCTGTAAGAGAGATCGTTGTAATCAACAGAAATAAAATCTGTAGTTAGCACTGAAGTAAGAAATAGCGTATAGGTCCATGTATTATTCATTGATGAATAGTAGGAAATGTAAGCACTAATGGAATGCAGGTCATCAGGGAGTATTTGTTTATTATATCCCGACTTTGAGAAAGGAGTTGTCTTTCCAAAAAATGCCCCATTCAGTAATTTTACTTTTCCGGTAGCGGTATCTATCTTTTAAATGTTCTCTAACACATTTACATGGTGTCTGGCAAGATGAGTGCATTATACCTGATTTCATGGGCACTATTTTTCAAAAACTCTCATTGCTGGTGTGTTTTAGTTTACTATACGCTTGAAACGACAAGTCGTTCTCTGAAATGTTCTCTGTCTCAGATATGACACGATTATCGCTGTTAGAATTAACGACCTTCATTGACTATAAGTAATAATAGTATTTTATTTTTTTATGTACCTCAGCTCTTACTGTTAAAATTGCTCTCTTTGTTACCTTTTCAATTTGATATTCATATGTTTCATCTTCCTGATACTATTTTTAACGAGGTGTGTTTATACATGGTTATCGTCAATGTTGTGTTTAG is part of the Xanthocytophaga agilis genome and harbors:
- a CDS encoding cellulase family glycosylhydrolase, which gives rise to MFTKSLIFCSRLFMYSLSFCCLLLVASCSPVSDKDTIPQPLSNKSTRTVAAGISGLNWADGRDNFVDGWVIPSGLTSGDSYSVVAAKTEAILNGFSANVSGVNTIRIPINPPSVINSSVWWGRYKGVIDKATSKGWKVIIACWEGASSKDGKIDNTTDFWSMWNTITNDYKANGNVFFEPFNEPHGYTLSQLTAIYADFLSRYPTVPKGRIILDGQGYSEDVKGVGADTRFNGCLLGLHNYAFWSTRSASGWQTDWRNRIGSYGSRTVITEFGATMNSGKDYQNGNQSDNEIAYIVATSDVCRNDGIASVYWPGLRDGDSYSLLTRGGSGTNITISTVSPSGVFRLRYGWGL
- a CDS encoding PAS domain-containing protein → MRNFLFVPDKEKDFQSYMVYVLAIIWTLVTGMIVCIGFFYFPDLSPRWLTLLSTSLAVAAFNLIINHLGYTRLASWSLSLMLWLYVTIPCYSAGGIMAPGIISQMSVILTAGFLLGWRGGLAIGLLTIGTDFLLAYLEVIGLLPVATVKHTPISRWISNIIPFGTILALQYYSTNHLRTSLLALQLEIKKREKAEVLKDEILYDLKERVKELKTLYEVSRILQDEDATTEKLFRQIVQILPLGWQYPTKTAARVCVDTISYTTDNYIPCEFYQMAEMTTAKGTKISIEIVYLQSMPERDEGPFLEEERSLINMLVEMLKVDLERRERSAELKAYKYALDTAAIVSISGVDAELTFVNENFCKATQYAPEELMGKHHSFIWSDNYPTDYFTEMQKAMQDGKPYRGEFCNKTKDNTLYWVDTTIIPFLDENGKIYQYLSINYDITERREAEEKIKQSEQLIRKITSQVPGNTYMFEIEESGQFKVLFMNRGTDIFNHTFDFEDVSKQPEKLIEALYVDDKAKFSQALKEAYRTQTIISIQYRMVVGEHTRWRWLQAIPEKNKDGKIIWYGATADITPLVDYIASIEQFIFDLSHVIRRPIASIMGLTRLIIDNELGETELKEISQKLHVISEEMDKFIRELNCDYLQKRQNTTLNIDISSFIDKRSSLFN
- a CDS encoding DUF5686 and carboxypeptidase-like regulatory domain-containing protein, translating into MQLIFCWLRQQLSGLLFCFVIVSFSTLCNPLQAQYTITGKITDAQTGDPIPFASIALKGTTIGVSTSFEGFYTIKAKKLTDSLIITSVGYTIKTKSIDPTQTTQTINIQLVPSVTQLIEVVVSAGENPAFAILRRVRENRFRNDPKRLAAYQYESYSKIEVDVDNLSEKFKKRKVVKKITKVIDEFDKLAGEDGQPVLPMFLSESISDVYYINSPQRKKEYIRKTKVSGVGVKDGSFVSQLIGNSFQNYNFYESYVNIVQKDFASPIGENWKGVYKYFLADSLWMDSVFCYEIEFEPKVAQDLAFTGKMWIDKKTNALYPIDATIGKQANLNYIEKIKIQQEMQPTAEGAWLPAKIRTTFDIAEVSKNSAGMLAKLYVSNRNMVVNQPKPLSFYDLPVEMAEDFADHTPQYWDEARHDSLSAEDQQALAMIDSVRDIPVVRTYVQIVDLAVNGWKKVGILDIGPYLSMIAYNPVEGVRTRVGFRTNTDFSKRWILRGYIGYGFSDHKLKYAGEINHILSRRRWTVIGMSHSFDIERVGITQEIIGNNKLFYAFTRFGSRGSFYQTENKVFVKSEPIKGIILSAAFVGSHFNPVGLPYYNFGYYPVNGDTHLRHEFQDNRIELELRVAKNETYVMDGNERITLGTKRTPVLTFRYTKGLKGFLGGDFSYDKFSASAFQTLRVGQFGRSNYRLSVGYTPSRLPYPLLFTHLGGGGVRNLLYNRFSYNMMGFFEFVSDQYASLMWDHNFEGWLFNRIPGIQKLRWRLVASANILYGGQRSENKNVVPATDPDENRILEFGRLRPSVPYVEVGYGIDNIFRVLRIQAFHRLTYLNHPHVHPFGVKASVHFHF
- a CDS encoding BamA/TamA family outer membrane protein, producing the protein MNKIAHICYLWTAIGYIFSTLISFTSIGTYAQTAKDTLTEAGKDTNVFKLKVLPLPTLYYTPETKTAFGILNLFLFRVNASARVSAVDFSIVYTERKQLLIDPTYTIFTHNENYIINGGFVYSKFPDYFFGVGNNRIDQIHNREFIAYKTLQFHNRILRKIHKRWFAGLQYQFYKVFDVHFDANSQYNEGNVTGFNGSTSSGLGLMLLYDSRDNVLSASRGGYLEFSNLYYHSLLGGNSHFHSYKLDLRKYYSLTKKFTLATQVLVTINEGETPFKQMAQLGGNRTLRGYYTGRFRDNHAWVIQGELRYFIWPRLGVAVFGGVGKVASTLGEMDFADTKGAVGGGIRVRMLRKQNFSIRLDVASGRKSNGFYVSIAEAF
- a CDS encoding LysR family transcriptional regulator, producing MELRQLNYFLKAKELLNFTEAAKALNISQSTLSQQIKQLEDELNVPLFDRIGKRIKLTEAGNLFSEYALQSINKANEGLLLLQDLKNLNTGKITIGVIYSMRILFAKTLIQFASEYPNIKIQVVFGTTKDLLEKLNSHHFDFVLTFHEKSDEAHLKYQTLLKSTMVLVTAKKSSLAHKTTISLNEVAELPLALPFSGYSTIQFFEESFSQKNLAPNICMEINDIPTLFEIVKTGNWHTILSDTSVNDPDVVGIPIDGKNMRRTIMIVSLRDAYEKKAVKKLYEMLTKT